AAGTAGCCGGCCGCAATGATCAGATTGGCATTCCAGCGGTCCATCAGCAGACCGACAAAGATCGCGCCCACGCCGCCGAGCTGGAACAGCGCGGCAATCACGGCCGCCTGGCTGGCGGGCACGCCCGCCTCCTTGAACAGCACGGGCATCCAGTTGACCAGGCCATAGACGATCACCAGGCCCATGAAATACGTCACCCACAGGGCCAGCGTGCCGACCAGATATTTCTGCGAGAACACCAGACGCAGGCCCTGGGGACCCTGCTGTGCCTGGGCGGCAGCCTCGCCGCCGTCGTTCAGAACGAAGCGCGCGGCATTGCGCGTGCCTGCGGCGATGCGCACCATCACCTTGCGTACGCGGTCGGCCGAGTAGTTCTTGAGCACCATGAAGCGCACCGACTCGGGCAGCATCACGATCATCAGCACGGCCAGGATCAGGGGCACCACGCCGCCCACGATCAGCAGGCTGCGCCAGCCGAAATGCGGAATCATCCAGGCCGCGATAAAGCCGCCGAAGGCCGAGCCGATGGGGAAACCGCAGAACATGCAGTTGGTGATGAAGGAACGCTTGCTGTCGGGGCAGTATTCGTTCATCAGCGTGATGGCGTTGGGCATGGCGGCGCCAAGACCCAGGCCGGTGATGAAGCGCCAGATGGTCAGGCCTTGCAGATCGTGCACCAGACCGGAGGCAATCGATGCACCGCCCATCACCACCGCAGCGATGATCAGCACGGTCTTGCGGCCCACGCGGTCCGCCAGCGGACCCGCGCCCAGCGCGCCGAACGCCAGGCCGAACAGGGCCGCGCTCAGCACCGGGCCCAGATGGGATTTGTCGATGCCCCATTCGCCGAGCAGCGAAGGCGCGATGAAGCCGATGGCGGCGGTATCAAAACCGTCGAGCAGAACAATCAAAAAACAGAGGAAGAAAATCCCCCACTGGAAGCCCGAGAACGGGCTCTCGTTGAGCACGGTCTGCACGTTGACGACCGTCGGGTCGGTGTTCTGTTTGCTAGTTTGCGAAGTCATAGTTGGAATCTCAGTTGCCTCTCTTTGTCGCCTCTATCTCCTGTCTCGCGGCTGGCGCCAAAGCCTCGAAGGCATCTGGTACGTCCGTCACGAAAGGGCTATGACTGCCCTTTTGCTGGATGGGGTGCAGTGCCCAGGCCCCCGCCTGGACACGAATCAATTCAAGCGGGTTCCATGCCCTGGCGGCGCTTGGCCGCTGCGGCCTCGGGCGAAGCCATGAAGGCCAGCAGACGCTGCACGGCATCGGCATGGGCCGAGCCTGCCACCAGGCCGGCCGAAAACACGGTGTCGATGGCAATCGCAGCAGGCAGGCCGCCCACGATCCTGATGCCCTCGACATGGATCAGCTCGCTCAGCTGCTGAAAGCCCAGGGCCACTTCGCCCGAAGCAATCATGGAGCCCACGGGAACGCCGGGCCTGGCCTGCACGATGCGGGACTGGATCTCGTCGGCAATGCCCCAGCGCTCGAACAGCTTTTGCAGCGCCACACCGCTGGGGCCGGTGGAGTAACCAATGCTGGGCGCCGCCAGCACGGCAGCGCGCACGGCCTCTTCCGAAGCGATATCGGGCTGGGCCGCAGCGGCAGGCACGGCCACGGCGGTGCTGGAGAGCACCAGATCCACCTTGCTGCCTGCAACCACACGGCCGGCGGCCTGCAGCTTGTCGATGGCGTTGGAGGCCAGGAAGACCACATCGAAGGCCTCTGCGCCGGACTGCACACGCTGCGCGGCATCCACACCGCCCACGGATTCGATCTGCACCGGCTCGCCGCCCTGCTCCTGCCAGGCTGCGGCCAGATCGGCGAGGACCTGGCGGGTTGCCATGGAAGAAATGCCCTTGAGTGCTGCGCTCATGCCGAAAGACTCCTGAAGTGGATGCAGTGGCTGCCCCGCCAGATTCCGCAACCCAGCCTTCCAGGCTTTGCGAGCCACTCCCTCATGCTGCGGGCACACTGCACCGGCAGGACAGGGACGCTCGACAGGGTTTGCGCAAGGGCAACCATCTAGTCAAAACGAATGAGACTATTGTCGATAGCCCCGAGCGCCCCTACTAGGCAAGCCCTCCGCTAGCAGCTATGCCAGGAAGGCATAGCAAAGTGCTTACTCATATCACGTATAAATACCTACAAACAAACCACAAATCCAATAAAGAGAAAAGGCTGAATGCTATTTTTTCAATAGCACCCAGCCTTCATTGCTGTGCACAAGCAACAGTAAATTTAGTGGTTAACCCCTAATTTAGTCGCCGTGGCGTCCATGTCCATGTCCACGGCCATGACCATGACCGTGCCCCCGGTCGTCGCGATCATGCCTGTCCCAGTCACGTCGGTCGTGGCGATCGCCTCGGTCCCAGTGGCGATGATCGCGGCGTTCGTCACGCCAGTCGCGCCTGTCATGATGGTGATGCGGCGGTGGTGCTGCACGCCAATGGGGTGGCGGATTGCGCAGGAAATAGACCGGCTGGCCGCAGGCATGGTAGCGACCGCAGTAACGGCGCCAGTTGCGCGAATGACCGGGTGGCACCCACATATAGATGGGCTGCACCTGCGGCACCACCGGGCCGCCCCACATCGGCTGGGCATAAAGCACCTGCGGCGGCGCATTGCCGATATTGACCTGACCGTAAACCCCGGGCGCCAGCTGCCCGGAAACGGAGCCACTGATATAGGCCTGGGCCTGGGCGGCACCCGCTGCGCAAACCAGCGCCAGAGCCGCCAGGCAGCGAGTGAGTGAAGTGCGATTGGACATATGTCTCCATGCTCGATTGAGATCACCGTGGGGCCGGCGAGATCGCGCTTCAACCCGGAAACGCTTAAGCCCTTAACGCGCCAGAGCCGGTTCCCGCTGACCTGTATCCATCTCGAAGCGTAAAGAGGCGTAATGCGCGGATTCGGCTCAATCGGCTGAACGGGCCGGCCAGCCTCTGACCTTATCGTCCGGCCCCACATCTCACCGCCCACAGATGCAGCGCAAGCTCGATTGCGCCATGCACCATCCTATGGCGGCGCCGGGCCTTGCCGACACGCCGCCAGAAGCCATCACGCTAAGGCAAAGGGCGATCGCCATGCGCTCAGAGCGCAATCACGAGCATGCTGGACTTGGCCCGCGAACAGCAAGGCAGGAAGACGCTGCAAGACTGCTTTTCATCGTCCGTGAGGTACATGTCGCGATGCTCGGGCTCCCCCTCGACCACCCTGGTCAGACAGGTCCCGCACACGCCTTGCTCGCACGAGACCGGAATCTGTATGCCTGCAGCGGCCAGCGCATTGACCACCGTGACCCCCTCTGGCACCCGCACGATCCGGCCCTGCCCTTGAATCTCGATGTCGAATCCGCTGGAGTCGGCCTGCGAGACCTGCGCAGCAAACAATTCGTAGTGCACGCGATCCGAAGCCCAGCCCAGGCTTTGGGCACAGTCCAGGACCGCGTCGATGAGACCTTTGGGGCCACACACATAAAGGTGGGCATCGGCGGCGGGATTCTCCAGCAAGGCTGCCAGCTCCAGCCCGCCTTGGTCGTCAAAGTGAAACTGCGCGTGCTCGCCCAGCTCTGCAGCCAACAGGTCATGGAACGCCATCTTGCTGCGGCTGCGTGCTGCGTAATGCAGACGAAAGCCGCGTCCCAGTGCCTGCAGACGACGCGCCATGCCCACCATCGGGGTGATGCCGATGCCGCCAGCTATCAGCAGCGAATGGGCGGCCTCCTCCCGCAGCGCAAAGTGGTTGCGCGGTTGGCTGATCCAGAGCTCGTCGCCCTGCTGCACCGCAGCGTGCATGTTCACCGACCCGCCACGGCCCTGCGGACTTCTGAGGACGGCAATCTGGTAATGCTCACCCGGCGTATTCATCAAAGAATACTGACGGATGAGGCCATTGGGCAGATGCACGTCAATATGCGATCCCGGTGAGAAATGCGGCAGCGGCTGCGGCCCGGCGGCTTCCAGCCGGTAGCTGGATATTTCATCGGTTTCCGCTGTTTTCCGCGTCACTTTGACCTTGATTTTTCCCACCATGGACTCCCTTACCTCATTGCAACACCCCCCGTCAAACTGCCAACCAGCGACAGCAATCGAGGGCCGTAATTGGACTCAAGCTCGCCTTTTGCCACCTGATATGACTGCAACACGCAATTCATGACGGCAATTTCCATATTCGGCTCCCGGATCAAGGGAACCGCCACCGCATAAATATCAGGCCTCAAATCACCATACGAATAACAAAAGCGCTTTACCCTGTATTCCGCCAAGCTACGCTCCACCGCCTCGCCAAATTTTTCCCAGAGCTCCGGGGTTTTCACCTTGGCCTCATTGAGCAAGGCGTCCCGCTCCACGGAAGTGCAGGCACATAAATAGGCTCGACCAATTGCACTCGAAATCATCGAATGTGCCATCCCTACTTCAGCCATATTGGCGGAGTACACAGAGCGAGCCCTTGCCGTCTCCACATAAACCATTTGCATGCGCTCCCGAAAACCGAGAGAGACCGAGCCTTGAACCGCATTGGCAAAATCATGCATGGCGGGCCTGGCCATTTGGCGTACCCCGAGATTCGCAAGCAAAGGGTAGGCCAGGGTCAGGATCGCCGGAGCCAGCAGATAGCGGCCCGTGTCCTTGTCAGAGCGCAAATAGCCCAATTGCATCAAGGTATAGGTGAAGCGGGACACCGTCGCTTTCGGCATACCCGTCAACCCCGAAAGCTCCTTGTTGCTCAGGCTTCCGCGCTCCGGCGAGAAACAACGCAGCACATCCATGCCTCTGGCAAGCGTGTAGGCGAACTGTCGATCCGAGGGATTTTTATCGTCTTGAGGGTAATCAACCATGGTTTGACTCGCTAAGCAGAACTTTGTTTCGACATGCGAAACAAAACATATTTTCTGTTCCGAATCGAAAAACAATATACGCATATTCCAGCTTTGTCCACCCTGCTGGATCAAACCAAGAACGTATCCAGCCGATTCCATCCCCACGGAGCGCCCATGTTGAACCATGAAGACAACCAGCTATTGACATCGACCCTGCCTCAAACCGGTATGGGTGATTATTTCAGGAGGTTTTGGCAGCCCGTTTTGCTATCGTGTGAACTTCCCGATGCCGATGGCCCTCCCAAGAAAGTAAAGATCCTCGGCGAAGATCTTCTGGCCTTCCGGGATACCGATGGCTTGGTGGGCCTGGTGGATCATATTTGTTCACATCGCGGTGCCAGCCTCTATTACGGCCGAAATGAAGAAAACGGCATTCGCTGCGTCTTTCATGGCCTCAAATTCGATCGCCATGGAAAATGCATCGATATTCCGATTGCCGCTCCAGGCACCTGCCGTGAAAAGCTCAATCTCAAGTCTTACCCCACGCACGAGGCCGGGGGATATATCTGGGCCTATATGGGCCCCAGGGAGGAAACTCCCGAGTTCCCGGCCATGGAATTCACCGCCGTTCCGGCGAATCATGTTTACGTCTCGAAAAAATGGCAGGACTGCAATTGGGCCCAGTGCCTGGAAGGCGCCATCGACACCGCCCATTTCTCGTTTCTTCACATGGTGATTGCCAAGGACGAAGAAGAGGCACTGAGCAAGCTGCAGCACGCGGCCATCGGCGCGCAATCCGCCCAGAACGCACGCATCCGCTGGGTCAAGGACGACCCGACGCCCAAGTTCGAAGTGCTCGAAACCGATGTCGGTCTGACGATTGGTGGCGCTCGCAAGGCCGACGGCGATGATCTGTACTGGCGCATTGCCCAGTTCCTGCACCCCAACCATGCGCTTGTGCCGAGTGCCTTTCCTGGAGAGAACTACCACGGCCAGACCTTTGTGCCCGTGGATGACCACTCCTGCTGGATCTACACCTACACATGGAACCCCGATCGCCCGCTCACGGATGAGGAAATCGCGCGCTGCAAGATAGGCCATACCGTGCACGCGCAGGTCGACGACAACTACGTTCCTCTGCGCACCAAGGGCAATGACTACCTGATTGACCGTGCCGCCCAAAAAAGCCACAGCTTCACGGGCATCGAGGGCGTCTCCGAGCAGGATGCCGCCATCCAGGACAGCCAAGGCCCGATTG
This DNA window, taken from Comamonas testosteroni TK102, encodes the following:
- a CDS encoding MFS transporter encodes the protein MTSQTSKQNTDPTVVNVQTVLNESPFSGFQWGIFFLCFLIVLLDGFDTAAIGFIAPSLLGEWGIDKSHLGPVLSAALFGLAFGALGAGPLADRVGRKTVLIIAAVVMGGASIASGLVHDLQGLTIWRFITGLGLGAAMPNAITLMNEYCPDSKRSFITNCMFCGFPIGSAFGGFIAAWMIPHFGWRSLLIVGGVVPLILAVLMIVMLPESVRFMVLKNYSADRVRKVMVRIAAGTRNAARFVLNDGGEAAAQAQQGPQGLRLVFSQKYLVGTLALWVTYFMGLVIVYGLVNWMPVLFKEAGVPASQAAVIAALFQLGGVGAIFVGLLMDRWNANLIIAAGYFLTSLGVAFIGQVLGGGVGMLVASVFIAGLLMNAAQSSMQALAAEYYPTECRASGVSWMLGIGRFGGIAGSFLVAELSRRHLELPQVFMVVAIPGVIAALALLVKNRYAGGAPRTSMLGLGGAH
- a CDS encoding substrate-binding domain-containing protein, which translates into the protein MSAALKGISSMATRQVLADLAAAWQEQGGEPVQIESVGGVDAAQRVQSGAEAFDVVFLASNAIDKLQAAGRVVAGSKVDLVLSSTAVAVPAAAAQPDIASEEAVRAAVLAAPSIGYSTGPSGVALQKLFERWGIADEIQSRIVQARPGVPVGSMIASGEVALGFQQLSELIHVEGIRIVGGLPAAIAIDTVFSAGLVAGSAHADAVQRLLAFMASPEAAAAKRRQGMEPA
- a CDS encoding PDR/VanB family oxidoreductase; this encodes MVGKIKVKVTRKTAETDEISSYRLEAAGPQPLPHFSPGSHIDVHLPNGLIRQYSLMNTPGEHYQIAVLRSPQGRGGSVNMHAAVQQGDELWISQPRNHFALREEAAHSLLIAGGIGITPMVGMARRLQALGRGFRLHYAARSRSKMAFHDLLAAELGEHAQFHFDDQGGLELAALLENPAADAHLYVCGPKGLIDAVLDCAQSLGWASDRVHYELFAAQVSQADSSGFDIEIQGQGRIVRVPEGVTVVNALAAAGIQIPVSCEQGVCGTCLTRVVEGEPEHRDMYLTDDEKQSCSVFLPCCSRAKSSMLVIAL
- a CDS encoding IclR family transcriptional regulator, yielding MVQHGRSVGMESAGYVLGLIQQGGQSWNMRILFFDSEQKICFVSHVETKFCLASQTMVDYPQDDKNPSDRQFAYTLARGMDVLRCFSPERGSLSNKELSGLTGMPKATVSRFTYTLMQLGYLRSDKDTGRYLLAPAILTLAYPLLANLGVRQMARPAMHDFANAVQGSVSLGFRERMQMVYVETARARSVYSANMAEVGMAHSMISSAIGRAYLCACTSVERDALLNEAKVKTPELWEKFGEAVERSLAEYRVKRFCYSYGDLRPDIYAVAVPLIREPNMEIAVMNCVLQSYQVAKGELESNYGPRLLSLVGSLTGGVAMR
- a CDS encoding Rieske 2Fe-2S domain-containing protein — translated: MLNHEDNQLLTSTLPQTGMGDYFRRFWQPVLLSCELPDADGPPKKVKILGEDLLAFRDTDGLVGLVDHICSHRGASLYYGRNEENGIRCVFHGLKFDRHGKCIDIPIAAPGTCREKLNLKSYPTHEAGGYIWAYMGPREETPEFPAMEFTAVPANHVYVSKKWQDCNWAQCLEGAIDTAHFSFLHMVIAKDEEEALSKLQHAAIGAQSAQNARIRWVKDDPTPKFEVLETDVGLTIGGARKADGDDLYWRIAQFLHPNHALVPSAFPGENYHGQTFVPVDDHSCWIYTYTWNPDRPLTDEEIARCKIGHTVHAQVDDNYVPLRTKGNDYLIDRAAQKSHSFTGIEGVSEQDAAIQDSQGPIADRTREHLFPTDVGVARFRRHMLQAVRALKETQQAPKAAAPAGSYKMRSGGWVAHKDKKLHEVMVERFGHQQGIVA